The following coding sequences lie in one Anguilla rostrata isolate EN2019 chromosome 8, ASM1855537v3, whole genome shotgun sequence genomic window:
- the LOC135260587 gene encoding macrophage mannose receptor 1-like isoform X1, protein MVILCSCARPVNQSFTYKGCQPTVMKQSVFAFLLLSGLCALRYGHSQQYHFEKTPKNWTEAQSFCRENYTDLLTIDNQTDAQGILNQAQRTMNQTQSGDTDAWIGLQRRWRWSLADRGLYSAKEKKFFNWASGEPNNHNGNESCATMRKDGGFHDFSCDNPFYFICYNESSADKYILIRENKTWEDARCFCRKKHTDLVNIKNQNENEAIKGKLNDNSQDWWIGLSKDWKWSDLSESSYRNWSTESDGNDLNCAAVLLSSGKWTKQKCDTEKPFFCYEDNLILVQENKTWDDALEHCRRYHDDLVSVSTETVEHWVKRRARNATTAHVWLGVRYSCALQVWHWVSGDVLCHPSWASEDRGRECGRTGAIESGGGQRQVSLPKTERLNFICSKRLG, encoded by the exons ATGGTTATATTGTGTTCATGTGCTAGACCTGTCAATCAGTCATTTACATATAAAG GTTGCCAACCAACGGTCATGAAGCAAAGTGTGTTTGCGTTCCTGCTGCTCTCAG gACTCTGTGCACTGCGGTACGGCCACTCTCAGCAGTATCACTTTGAGAAAACCCCAAAGAACTGGACCGAAGCACAAAGCTTCTGCAGAGAGAACTACACCGACCTGCTGACCATAGACAACCAAACGGACGCACAGGGGATTCTGAACCAAGCACAGAGGACTATGAACCAAACACAGAGTGGTGATACGGATGCTTGGATAGGACTGCAAAGACGCTGGCGGTGGTCTCTGGCAGACAGAGGTCTCTACTCtgcgaaagaaaaaaaattttttaattgggCAAGCGGGGAACCAAACAATCATAATGGAAATGAGAGCTGTGCAACAATGAGGAAAGATGGGGGGTTTCATGATTTTTCCTGCGACAATCCCTTCTACTTTATCTGCTATAATG AAAGCTCCGCTGACAAGTACATCCTGATTAGAGAAAATAAGACTTGGGAAGATGCTCGGTGCTTCTGCcgaaaaaaacatacagatcTGGTTAATATAAAGAACCAAAATGAAAACGAGGCTATAAAAGGAAAACTGAATGATAATTCGCAGGATTGGTGGATTGGTCTGTCCAAAGACTGGAAGTGGTCAGACCTGAGCGAATCCTCATACCGCAACTGGAGCACAGAAAGTGATGGCAATGATTTGAACTGTGCTGCTGTACTGCTCTCCTCGGGAAAATGGACGAAACAAAAATGCGATACGGAAAAGCCTTTCTTCTGCTACGAAG ataacCTCATCCTGGTGCAAGAAAATAAGACCTGGGATGATGCCCTGGAACACTGCAGGAGGTACCATGACGACCTGGTCTCCGTTTCCACGGAGACCGTGGAGCACTGGGTGAAGAGGCGGGCTCGGAATGCCACCACGGCTCACGTGTGGCTGGGCGTCCGGTACTCCTGTGCCCTGCAGGTCTGGCACTGGGTCAGCGGGGACGTGTTGTGCCACCCGAGCTGGGCCTCGGAGGACCGGGGGCGCGAGTGCGGGCGCACGGGGGCAATAGAATCCGGAGGCGGGCAAAGGCAGGTCAGTCTGCCTAAAACAGAGAGGCTCAACTTCATCTGCAGCAAGCGTCTAGGATGA
- the LOC135260587 gene encoding macrophage mannose receptor 1-like isoform X2: protein MKQSVFAFLLLSGLCALRYGHSQQYHFEKTPKNWTEAQSFCRENYTDLLTIDNQTDAQGILNQAQRTMNQTQSGDTDAWIGLQRRWRWSLADRGLYSAKEKKFFNWASGEPNNHNGNESCATMRKDGGFHDFSCDNPFYFICYNESSADKYILIRENKTWEDARCFCRKKHTDLVNIKNQNENEAIKGKLNDNSQDWWIGLSKDWKWSDLSESSYRNWSTESDGNDLNCAAVLLSSGKWTKQKCDTEKPFFCYEDNLILVQENKTWDDALEHCRRYHDDLVSVSTETVEHWVKRRARNATTAHVWLGVRYSCALQVWHWVSGDVLCHPSWASEDRGRECGRTGAIESGGGQRQVSLPKTERLNFICSKRLG, encoded by the exons ATGAAGCAAAGTGTGTTTGCGTTCCTGCTGCTCTCAG gACTCTGTGCACTGCGGTACGGCCACTCTCAGCAGTATCACTTTGAGAAAACCCCAAAGAACTGGACCGAAGCACAAAGCTTCTGCAGAGAGAACTACACCGACCTGCTGACCATAGACAACCAAACGGACGCACAGGGGATTCTGAACCAAGCACAGAGGACTATGAACCAAACACAGAGTGGTGATACGGATGCTTGGATAGGACTGCAAAGACGCTGGCGGTGGTCTCTGGCAGACAGAGGTCTCTACTCtgcgaaagaaaaaaaattttttaattgggCAAGCGGGGAACCAAACAATCATAATGGAAATGAGAGCTGTGCAACAATGAGGAAAGATGGGGGGTTTCATGATTTTTCCTGCGACAATCCCTTCTACTTTATCTGCTATAATG AAAGCTCCGCTGACAAGTACATCCTGATTAGAGAAAATAAGACTTGGGAAGATGCTCGGTGCTTCTGCcgaaaaaaacatacagatcTGGTTAATATAAAGAACCAAAATGAAAACGAGGCTATAAAAGGAAAACTGAATGATAATTCGCAGGATTGGTGGATTGGTCTGTCCAAAGACTGGAAGTGGTCAGACCTGAGCGAATCCTCATACCGCAACTGGAGCACAGAAAGTGATGGCAATGATTTGAACTGTGCTGCTGTACTGCTCTCCTCGGGAAAATGGACGAAACAAAAATGCGATACGGAAAAGCCTTTCTTCTGCTACGAAG ataacCTCATCCTGGTGCAAGAAAATAAGACCTGGGATGATGCCCTGGAACACTGCAGGAGGTACCATGACGACCTGGTCTCCGTTTCCACGGAGACCGTGGAGCACTGGGTGAAGAGGCGGGCTCGGAATGCCACCACGGCTCACGTGTGGCTGGGCGTCCGGTACTCCTGTGCCCTGCAGGTCTGGCACTGGGTCAGCGGGGACGTGTTGTGCCACCCGAGCTGGGCCTCGGAGGACCGGGGGCGCGAGTGCGGGCGCACGGGGGCAATAGAATCCGGAGGCGGGCAAAGGCAGGTCAGTCTGCCTAAAACAGAGAGGCTCAACTTCATCTGCAGCAAGCGTCTAGGATGA
- the LOC135260588 gene encoding macrophage mannose receptor 1-like has product MKQSVFAFLLLSGLCALRYGHSQQYHFEETPKLWTEAQSFCRENYTDLVTIDNQTDAQGILKQARSGHTDAWIGLHRRWRWSLADRGLYPAKKIFLNWAAGQPNNVKGNENCATMRKDGRFLDWSCDQLFYFICYNESSADKYILIEEHKTWEDARFFCRKKHTDLVNIKNQTENEAITGKLKGSKLDWWIGLSKDWKWSDLSESSYRNWSTESDGDDFNCAAVLLSSGKWVKQECDDKKPFFCYEDNLILVQENKTWDEALEHCRRYHDDLVSSETVEHWVKRRARNATTASVWLGVRYSCALQVWHWVSGEVLCYPSWASEDRESECGHRGAIESGGGQRQVSLPKTERLNFICSKRLG; this is encoded by the exons ATGAAGCAAAGTGTGTTTGCGTTCCTGCTGCTCTCAG gACTCTGTGCACTGCGGTACGGCCACTCTCAGCAGTATCACTTTGAGGAAACCCCAAAGCTCTGGACCGAAGCACAAAGCTTCTGCAGAGAGAACTACACCGACCTGGTGACCATAGACAACCAAACGGACGCACAGGGGATTCTGAAGCAAGCACGGAGTGGCCATACGGATGCCTGGATAGGACTGCATAGACGCTGGCGGTGGTCTCTGGCAGACAGAGGTCTCTACCCTgcgaaaaaaatttttttaaattgggcaGCGGGGCAACCAAACAATGTAAAAGGAAATGAGAACTGTGCAACAATGAGGAAAGATGGGAGGTTTCTTGATTGGTCCTGCGACCAGCTCTTCTACTTTATCTGCTATAATG AAAGCTCCGCTGACAAGTACATCCTGATTGAAGAGCATAAGACTTGGGAAGATGCTCGGTTCTTCTGCcgaaaaaaacatacagatcTGGTTAATATAAAGAACCAAACTGAAAACGAGGCTATAACAGGAAAACTGAAAGGTAGCAAACTGGATTGGTGGATTGGTCTGTCCAAAGATTGGAAGTGGTCAGACCTGAGCGAGTCCTCATACCGCAACTGGAGCACAGAAAGTGATGGCGATGATTTTAACTGTGCTGCTGTACTGCTCTCCTCGGGAAAATGGGTGAAACAAGAATGCGATGATAAAAAGCCTTTCTTCTGCTACGAAG ataacCTCATCCTGGTGCAAGAAAATAAGACCTGGGACGAGGCCCTGGAACACTGCAGGAGGTACCATGACGACCTGGTCTCCTCTGAGACCGTGGAGCACTGGGTGAAGAGGCGGGCTCGGAATGCCACCACGGCTAGCGTGTGGCTGGGCGTCCGGTACTCCTGTGCCCTGCAGGTCTGGCACTGGGTCAGCGGGGAGGTGTTGTGCTACCCGAGCTGGGCCTCGGAGGACCGGGAGAGCGAGTGCGGGCACAGGGGGGCAATAGAATCCGGAGGCGGGCAAAGGCAGGTCAGTCTGCCTAAAACAGAGAGGCTCAACTTCATCTGCAGCAAGCGTCTAGGATGA